A single Capra hircus breed San Clemente chromosome 13, ASM170441v1, whole genome shotgun sequence DNA region contains:
- the HNF4A gene encoding hepatocyte nuclear factor 4-alpha isoform X2: protein MRLSKTLVDMDMADYSAALDPAYTTLEFENVQVLTMGNDTSPSEGANLNAPNSLGVSALCAICGDRATGKHYGASSCDGCKGFFRRSVRKNHMYSCRFSRQCVVDKDKRNQCRYCRLKKCFRAGMKKEAVQNERDRISTRRSSYEDSSLPSINALLQAEVLSQQITSPVSGINGDIRAKKIASIADVCESMKEQLLVLVEWAKYIPAFCELPLDDQVALLRAHAGEHLLLGATKRSMVFKDVLLLGNDYIVPRHCPELAEMSRVSVRILDELVLPFQELQIDDNEYACLKAIIFFDPDAKGLSDPGKIKRLRSQVQVSLEDYINDRQYDSRGRFGELLLLLPTLQSITWQMIEQIQFIKLFGMAKIDNLLQEMLLGGSSSEAPHAHHPLHPHLMQEHMGTNVIVANTMPAHLSNGQMSTPETPQPSPPGGSGSEPYKLLPGAIATIVKPPSAIPQPTITKQEVI, encoded by the exons ATGCGCCTCTCCAAAACCCTCGTCGACATGGACATGGCCGACTACAGTGCCGCGCTGGACCCAGCCTACACCACCCTGGAGTTTGAGAATGTGCAGGTGTTGACGATGGGCAATG ACACATCCCCATCAGAGGGTGCCAACCTCAATGCACCCAACAGCCTGGGTGTCAGCGCCCTGTGCGCCATCTGCGGGGACCGGGCCACGGGCAAGCACTACGGTGCCTCGAGCTGTGATGGCTGCAAGGGCTTCTTCCGGAGAAGCGTGAGGAAGAACCACATGTACTCCTGCAG GTTTAGCCGGCAGTGCGTGGTGGACAAAGACAAGAGGAACCAGTGCCGTTATTGCAGGCTCAAGAAGTGCTTCCGGGCTGGCATGAAGAAGGAAG CTGTACAGAATGAACGGGACCGGATCAGCACTCGCCGGTCCAGCTACGAGGACAGCAGCCTGCCCTCCATCAATGCGCTCCTGCAGGCTGAGGTCCTGTCCCAGCAG ATCACCTCCCCTGTCTCCGGAATCAATGGCGACATTCGGGCGAAAAAGATCGCCAGCATCGCGGATGTGTGTGAGTCCATGAAAGAGCAGCTGCTGGTGCTCGTCGAGTGGGCCAAGTACATCCCAGCCTTCTGTGAGCTCCCTCTGGACGACCAG GTGGCCCTGCTCAGAGCCCACGCCGGTGAGCACCTGCTTCTCGGAGCCACCAAGCGCTCCATGGTGTTCAAGGATGTTCTGCTTCTAG GCAATGACTACATCGTCCCTCGGCACTGCCCGGAGCTGGCAGAGATGAGCCGAGTGTCCGTGCGCATCCTTGATGAGTTGGTGCTGCCCTTTCAAGAGCTGCAGATTGATGACAATGAGTACGCCTGCCTCAAAGCCATCATCTTCTTTGACCCAG ATGCCAAGGGGCTGAGTGACCCAGGCAAGATCAAGAGGCTGCGTTCCCAGGTGCAGGTGAGCCTAGAAGACTACATCAACGACCGCCAGTATGACTCGCGTGGCCGCTTCggcgagctgctgctgctgctgcccaccCTGCAGAGCATCACCTGGCAGATGATTGAGCAGATCCAGTTCATCAAGCTCTTCGGCATGGCCAAGATCGACAACCTGCTGCAGGAGATGCTGCTGGGAG GGTCCTCCAGTGAAGCACCTCATGCCCACCACCCCCTGCACCCTCACCTGATGCAGGAACACATGGGCACCAACGTCATTGTTGCCAACACGATGCCTGCTCACCTCAGCAACGGACAGATGT CCACCCCTGAGACTCCACAGCCTTCACCGCCCGGTGGTTCAGGGTCCGAGCCCTACAAGCTTCTGCCCGGAGCTATTGCTACCATCGTCAAGCCCCCCTCCGCCATCCCGCAGCCGACCATCACCAAGCAGGAAGTCATCTAG
- the HNF4A gene encoding hepatocyte nuclear factor 4-alpha isoform X1, whose amino-acid sequence MRLSKTLVDMDMADYSAALDPAYTTLEFENVQVLTMGNDTSPSEGANLNAPNSLGVSALCAICGDRATGKHYGASSCDGCKGFFRRSVRKNHMYSCRFSRQCVVDKDKRNQCRYCRLKKCFRAGMKKEAVQNERDRISTRRSSYEDSSLPSINALLQAEVLSQQITSPVSGINGDIRAKKIASIADVCESMKEQLLVLVEWAKYIPAFCELPLDDQVALLRAHAGEHLLLGATKRSMVFKDVLLLGNDYIVPRHCPELAEMSRVSVRILDELVLPFQELQIDDNEYACLKAIIFFDPDAKGLSDPGKIKRLRSQVQVSLEDYINDRQYDSRGRFGELLLLLPTLQSITWQMIEQIQFIKLFGMAKIDNLLQEMLLGGSSSEAPHAHHPLHPHLMQEHMGTNVIVANTMPAHLSNGQMCEWPRPRGQAATPETPQPSPPGGSGSEPYKLLPGAIATIVKPPSAIPQPTITKQEVI is encoded by the exons ATGCGCCTCTCCAAAACCCTCGTCGACATGGACATGGCCGACTACAGTGCCGCGCTGGACCCAGCCTACACCACCCTGGAGTTTGAGAATGTGCAGGTGTTGACGATGGGCAATG ACACATCCCCATCAGAGGGTGCCAACCTCAATGCACCCAACAGCCTGGGTGTCAGCGCCCTGTGCGCCATCTGCGGGGACCGGGCCACGGGCAAGCACTACGGTGCCTCGAGCTGTGATGGCTGCAAGGGCTTCTTCCGGAGAAGCGTGAGGAAGAACCACATGTACTCCTGCAG GTTTAGCCGGCAGTGCGTGGTGGACAAAGACAAGAGGAACCAGTGCCGTTATTGCAGGCTCAAGAAGTGCTTCCGGGCTGGCATGAAGAAGGAAG CTGTACAGAATGAACGGGACCGGATCAGCACTCGCCGGTCCAGCTACGAGGACAGCAGCCTGCCCTCCATCAATGCGCTCCTGCAGGCTGAGGTCCTGTCCCAGCAG ATCACCTCCCCTGTCTCCGGAATCAATGGCGACATTCGGGCGAAAAAGATCGCCAGCATCGCGGATGTGTGTGAGTCCATGAAAGAGCAGCTGCTGGTGCTCGTCGAGTGGGCCAAGTACATCCCAGCCTTCTGTGAGCTCCCTCTGGACGACCAG GTGGCCCTGCTCAGAGCCCACGCCGGTGAGCACCTGCTTCTCGGAGCCACCAAGCGCTCCATGGTGTTCAAGGATGTTCTGCTTCTAG GCAATGACTACATCGTCCCTCGGCACTGCCCGGAGCTGGCAGAGATGAGCCGAGTGTCCGTGCGCATCCTTGATGAGTTGGTGCTGCCCTTTCAAGAGCTGCAGATTGATGACAATGAGTACGCCTGCCTCAAAGCCATCATCTTCTTTGACCCAG ATGCCAAGGGGCTGAGTGACCCAGGCAAGATCAAGAGGCTGCGTTCCCAGGTGCAGGTGAGCCTAGAAGACTACATCAACGACCGCCAGTATGACTCGCGTGGCCGCTTCggcgagctgctgctgctgctgcccaccCTGCAGAGCATCACCTGGCAGATGATTGAGCAGATCCAGTTCATCAAGCTCTTCGGCATGGCCAAGATCGACAACCTGCTGCAGGAGATGCTGCTGGGAG GGTCCTCCAGTGAAGCACCTCATGCCCACCACCCCCTGCACCCTCACCTGATGCAGGAACACATGGGCACCAACGTCATTGTTGCCAACACGATGCCTGCTCACCTCAGCAACGGACAGATGTGTGAGTGGCCCCGGCCCAGGGGGCAGGCAG CCACCCCTGAGACTCCACAGCCTTCACCGCCCGGTGGTTCAGGGTCCGAGCCCTACAAGCTTCTGCCCGGAGCTATTGCTACCATCGTCAAGCCCCCCTCCGCCATCCCGCAGCCGACCATCACCAAGCAGGAAGTCATCTAG
- the HNF4A gene encoding hepatocyte nuclear factor 4-alpha isoform X3 → MVSVNAPLGAPVDSPYDTSPSEGANLNAPNSLGVSALCAICGDRATGKHYGASSCDGCKGFFRRSVRKNHMYSCRFSRQCVVDKDKRNQCRYCRLKKCFRAGMKKEAVQNERDRISTRRSSYEDSSLPSINALLQAEVLSQQITSPVSGINGDIRAKKIASIADVCESMKEQLLVLVEWAKYIPAFCELPLDDQVALLRAHAGEHLLLGATKRSMVFKDVLLLGNDYIVPRHCPELAEMSRVSVRILDELVLPFQELQIDDNEYACLKAIIFFDPDAKGLSDPGKIKRLRSQVQVSLEDYINDRQYDSRGRFGELLLLLPTLQSITWQMIEQIQFIKLFGMAKIDNLLQEMLLGGSSSEAPHAHHPLHPHLMQEHMGTNVIVANTMPAHLSNGQMCEWPRPRGQAATPETPQPSPPGGSGSEPYKLLPGAIATIVKPPSAIPQPTITKQEVI, encoded by the exons ACACATCCCCATCAGAGGGTGCCAACCTCAATGCACCCAACAGCCTGGGTGTCAGCGCCCTGTGCGCCATCTGCGGGGACCGGGCCACGGGCAAGCACTACGGTGCCTCGAGCTGTGATGGCTGCAAGGGCTTCTTCCGGAGAAGCGTGAGGAAGAACCACATGTACTCCTGCAG GTTTAGCCGGCAGTGCGTGGTGGACAAAGACAAGAGGAACCAGTGCCGTTATTGCAGGCTCAAGAAGTGCTTCCGGGCTGGCATGAAGAAGGAAG CTGTACAGAATGAACGGGACCGGATCAGCACTCGCCGGTCCAGCTACGAGGACAGCAGCCTGCCCTCCATCAATGCGCTCCTGCAGGCTGAGGTCCTGTCCCAGCAG ATCACCTCCCCTGTCTCCGGAATCAATGGCGACATTCGGGCGAAAAAGATCGCCAGCATCGCGGATGTGTGTGAGTCCATGAAAGAGCAGCTGCTGGTGCTCGTCGAGTGGGCCAAGTACATCCCAGCCTTCTGTGAGCTCCCTCTGGACGACCAG GTGGCCCTGCTCAGAGCCCACGCCGGTGAGCACCTGCTTCTCGGAGCCACCAAGCGCTCCATGGTGTTCAAGGATGTTCTGCTTCTAG GCAATGACTACATCGTCCCTCGGCACTGCCCGGAGCTGGCAGAGATGAGCCGAGTGTCCGTGCGCATCCTTGATGAGTTGGTGCTGCCCTTTCAAGAGCTGCAGATTGATGACAATGAGTACGCCTGCCTCAAAGCCATCATCTTCTTTGACCCAG ATGCCAAGGGGCTGAGTGACCCAGGCAAGATCAAGAGGCTGCGTTCCCAGGTGCAGGTGAGCCTAGAAGACTACATCAACGACCGCCAGTATGACTCGCGTGGCCGCTTCggcgagctgctgctgctgctgcccaccCTGCAGAGCATCACCTGGCAGATGATTGAGCAGATCCAGTTCATCAAGCTCTTCGGCATGGCCAAGATCGACAACCTGCTGCAGGAGATGCTGCTGGGAG GGTCCTCCAGTGAAGCACCTCATGCCCACCACCCCCTGCACCCTCACCTGATGCAGGAACACATGGGCACCAACGTCATTGTTGCCAACACGATGCCTGCTCACCTCAGCAACGGACAGATGTGTGAGTGGCCCCGGCCCAGGGGGCAGGCAG CCACCCCTGAGACTCCACAGCCTTCACCGCCCGGTGGTTCAGGGTCCGAGCCCTACAAGCTTCTGCCCGGAGCTATTGCTACCATCGTCAAGCCCCCCTCCGCCATCCCGCAGCCGACCATCACCAAGCAGGAAGTCATCTAG
- the HNF4A gene encoding hepatocyte nuclear factor 4-alpha isoform X4, which yields MRLSKTLVDMDMADYSAALDPAYTTLEFENVQVLTMGNDTSPSEGANLNAPNSLGVSALCAICGDRATGKHYGASSCDGCKGFFRRSVRKNHMYSCRFSRQCVVDKDKRNQCRYCRLKKCFRAGMKKEAVQNERDRISTRRSSYEDSSLPSINALLQAEVLSQQITSPVSGINGDIRAKKIASIADVCESMKEQLLVLVEWAKYIPAFCELPLDDQVALLRAHAGEHLLLGATKRSMVFKDVLLLGNDYIVPRHCPELAEMSRVSVRILDELVLPFQELQIDDNEYACLKAIIFFDPDAKGLSDPGKIKRLRSQVQVSLEDYINDRQYDSRGRFGELLLLLPTLQSITWQMIEQIQFIKLFGMAKIDNLLQEMLLGGWCPAREGREWAGLGEVASLRDKPHADLSSPLSSMTSLFCSFGQILLSTRVSVYSLGKWGQWPVNSGAETLPCSSRCSKCWRFSREQESVFLEVVYECIYECVCVCVCVCVCVCVPVYINTWGNR from the exons ATGCGCCTCTCCAAAACCCTCGTCGACATGGACATGGCCGACTACAGTGCCGCGCTGGACCCAGCCTACACCACCCTGGAGTTTGAGAATGTGCAGGTGTTGACGATGGGCAATG ACACATCCCCATCAGAGGGTGCCAACCTCAATGCACCCAACAGCCTGGGTGTCAGCGCCCTGTGCGCCATCTGCGGGGACCGGGCCACGGGCAAGCACTACGGTGCCTCGAGCTGTGATGGCTGCAAGGGCTTCTTCCGGAGAAGCGTGAGGAAGAACCACATGTACTCCTGCAG GTTTAGCCGGCAGTGCGTGGTGGACAAAGACAAGAGGAACCAGTGCCGTTATTGCAGGCTCAAGAAGTGCTTCCGGGCTGGCATGAAGAAGGAAG CTGTACAGAATGAACGGGACCGGATCAGCACTCGCCGGTCCAGCTACGAGGACAGCAGCCTGCCCTCCATCAATGCGCTCCTGCAGGCTGAGGTCCTGTCCCAGCAG ATCACCTCCCCTGTCTCCGGAATCAATGGCGACATTCGGGCGAAAAAGATCGCCAGCATCGCGGATGTGTGTGAGTCCATGAAAGAGCAGCTGCTGGTGCTCGTCGAGTGGGCCAAGTACATCCCAGCCTTCTGTGAGCTCCCTCTGGACGACCAG GTGGCCCTGCTCAGAGCCCACGCCGGTGAGCACCTGCTTCTCGGAGCCACCAAGCGCTCCATGGTGTTCAAGGATGTTCTGCTTCTAG GCAATGACTACATCGTCCCTCGGCACTGCCCGGAGCTGGCAGAGATGAGCCGAGTGTCCGTGCGCATCCTTGATGAGTTGGTGCTGCCCTTTCAAGAGCTGCAGATTGATGACAATGAGTACGCCTGCCTCAAAGCCATCATCTTCTTTGACCCAG ATGCCAAGGGGCTGAGTGACCCAGGCAAGATCAAGAGGCTGCGTTCCCAGGTGCAGGTGAGCCTAGAAGACTACATCAACGACCGCCAGTATGACTCGCGTGGCCGCTTCggcgagctgctgctgctgctgcccaccCTGCAGAGCATCACCTGGCAGATGATTGAGCAGATCCAGTTCATCAAGCTCTTCGGCATGGCCAAGATCGACAACCTGCTGCAGGAGATGCTGCTGGGAGGTTGGTGTCCAGCCCGGGAGGGCCGGGAG tggGCGGGGCTGGGAGAGGTAGCCTCTCTAAGAGACAAACCTCATGCAGACCTGAGCTCTCCACTCAGCTCCATGACTTCTTTGTTCTGTAGCTTTGGCCAAATCCTTTTATCTACCAGAGTCTCAGTTTACTCATTAGGAAAATGGGGACAGTGGCCTGTTAATTCAGGTGCTGAGACGTTACCATGTTCCAGTCGCTGTTCTAAGTGCTGGAGGTTCAGCAGAGAACAAGAGTCAGTTTTCCTGGAGGTTGTGTATGAgtgtatatatgagtgtgtgtgtgtgtgtgtttgtgtgtgtgtgtgtgtgtgcgtgccagTGTATATTAACACTTGGGGAAACAGATGA